A region of Gracilinanus agilis isolate LMUSP501 chromosome 3, AgileGrace, whole genome shotgun sequence DNA encodes the following proteins:
- the ANKZF1 gene encoding ankyrin repeat and zinc finger domain-containing protein 1 isoform X2: protein MPPGPVRVPPPASVSVFDLGAGARLLEGLRLVGQARGAALVPAGPESEKETSLREQVHKGQTEVSERMFCSACVQSFQSRQDQREHYRLDWHRFNLKQRLKGQPSLSVHEFEKQSCSGDLSSISGSDDSDSNLDSDTENVESEDLDTVNEEGAELGRPDPLQGFHPHRVLFQNAQGQFLSAFRCLLGPRQDPPEEAELLLQALQGGGPRCCVVLMAAAGHFAGAIFRGRDVVTHKTFHRYTVRARRGTAQGLQDARAGGSRSAGANLRRYNEAALFKEVRELLAGPGWAGPLGEAGTILLRAPRSGRALFFGGRGAPLQRGDPRLWHIPLATRRPTFRELQRVLQALAMVHIHGEDPRETARLDSPQTDWKVTSQKKTSIQEKGPGDDEVVLGLSGSEGECSSPVELELVELTLGTLDLREFELLPKRRRRKRKKSQEVGAGVDMALQSPQETVSLPQIVQENMVPLQPSLEEVGITGQQELWDTLWTACRAGDLGTLKHQLEALPSDTRIYSLLSAPLGSGGWTLLHAAAAAGRSLVVQLLLESGADPTIRDSCARPPYTVAADKMTRNEFRKFMGKNPDAHDYSKAQVPGPLTAEMEAQGAARRREQKAVRRLREEQRRKQQEHEKQEQEEQQRFAALSDREKRALAAERRLAAQMETLTPQTPRRCWVCGASLLGLVPFHYLDFSFCSTRCLQEHRRGRRPLS, encoded by the exons ATGCCACCCGGCCCGGTTCGAGTCCCGCCTCCGGCCTCGGTGTCCGTATTTGACCTCGGAGCGGGTGCCCGGCTCCTAGAGGGCCTTCGCCTTGTGGGCCAAGCGCGGGGTGCGGCCTTGGTCCCGGCGGGCCCAG AGTCAGAAAAAGAAACCAGCCTCAGGGAGCAGGTGCACAAGGGGCAAACCGAAGTGTCTGAGCGAATGTTCTGCTCAGCTTGTGTCCAGTCTTTCCAGAGCCGCCAGGATCAG AGGGAGCATTACAGATTGGACTGGCATCGTTTCAATCTGAAGCAGCGGCTGAAGGGTCAGCCTTCCCTATCAGTCCATGAATTCGAGAAGCAGAGCTGTTCAG GAGACCTCTCCAGCATCTCAGGTTCAGATGATTCCGACTCCAACTTGGATTCAGACACAGAAaatgtggagtcagaggacttagaTACAGTGAATGAGGAAGGGGCAGAGCTAGGAAGACCAGACCCCCTCCAGGGCTTTCATCCACACCGAGTCCTCTTCCAAAATGCTCAGGGTCAATTCCTCTCTGCCTTTCGATGTCTCCTGGGACCTCGGCAG GATCCCCCAGAGGAGGCAGAGTTGCTATTGCAGGCCTTACAGGGTGGAGGTCCTCGGTGCTGTGTGGTACTCATGGCAGCAGCTGGTCACTTTGCTGGTGCCATCTTCAGAGG GAGAGACGTAGTGACACACAAAACATTTCACCGTTACACTGTCCGGGCACGGCGGGGAACAGCCCAAGGACTTCAGGATGCCCGAGCTGGAGGTTCTCGGTCTGCTGGAGCAAATTTGAGGCGATACAATGAAGCTGCACTATTCAAG GAGGTTCGAGAGCTGCTGGCAGGGCCAGGCTGGGCAGGGCCACTGGGGGAGGCAGGGACTATACTGCTTCGAGCCCCCCGATCTGGCCGGGCTCTCTTCTTCGGGGGCCGTGGAGCACCACTGCAGCGGGGGGATCCCCGTCTCTGGCATATTCCCCTCGCTACCCGTAGACCTACCTTCCGAGAACTTCAGCGTGTGCTTCAGGCGCTGGCCATGGTGCACATTCATG GAGAAGACCCAAGGGAAACGGCCAGATTGGATTCACCACAGACTGATTGGAAAGTGACAAGTCAGAAAAAGACCAGCATTCAGGAGAAGGGTCCAGGTGATGATGAGGTGGTCCTTGGGTTGAGTG GGTCTGAAGGCGAATGCAGCTCCCCTGTGGAGCTAGAGCTGGTGGAATTGACCCTGGGAACCCTGGATCTTCGTGAGTTTGAATTATTGCCCAAacggagaagaagaaaaagaaagaagagccaGGAGGTTGGGGCTGGAGTAGACATGGCTTTACAATCCCCCCAAGAAACTGTGTCCCTTCCACAGATAGTCCAGGAAAACATGGTGCCTCTGCAACCTTCCCTGGAGGAGGTTGGGATCACAGGGCAGCAAGAGCTGTGGGATACTCTCTGGACAGCCTGCCGGGCAGGGGACCTTGGAACCCTGAAGCACCAGCTGGAGGCTCTCCCCTCTGACACCAGAATCTATTCTCTTCTCAGTGCCCCATTGGGCTCTGGTGGTTGGACCCTATTACATGCAGCAGCTGCAGCTGGCAGGAGCCTAGTAGTTCAACTACTGCTGGAGAGTGGTGCTGACCCCACCATCAG GGATTCCTGTGCCCGGCCCCCATACACAGTTGCAGCTGACAAAATGACACGGAATGAATTCCGCAAGTTCATGGGGAAAAATCCAGATGCCCACGATTACAGCAAGGCCCAA GTCCCAGGGCCCCTGACAGCAGAGATGGAGGCACAGGGAGCTGCTCGGAGGCGGGAGCAGAAGGCAGTGAGGCGCCTCCGGGAGGAGCAACGACGAAAACAGCAGGAGCATGAGAAGCAGGAGCAAGAGGAACAGCAGAGATTTGCTGCTCTCAGTGACCGTGAGAAG AGAGCTTTGGCTGCTGAGAGAAGGCTGGCTGCCCAGATGGAAACTCTGACCCCTCAAACTCCCAG gcgcTGTTGGGTTTGTGGGGCATCTCTTCTGGGGCTTGTCCCCTTTCACTACCTTGacttctccttttgctctacacGGTGTCTACAGGAGCATCGAAGGGGAAGAAGACCACTCTCTTGA
- the ATG9A gene encoding autophagy-related protein 9A isoform X2, whose translation MAQFDTEYQRLEASYSDSPPGEEDLLVHVPEGSKSPWHHIENLDLFFSRVYNLHQKNGFTCMLIGEIFELMQFLFVVAFTTFLVSCVDYDILFANKMVNHSLHPSDPVKVTLPDAFLPAQVCSARIQENGSLISILVIAGVFWIHRLIKFIYNVFCYWEIHSFYLQALRIPMSTLPYCTWQEVQARIVQTQKEHQICIHKRELTELDIYHRILRFQNYMVALVNKSLLPLRFRLPGLGEAVFFTRGLKYNFELILFWGPGSLFLNEWSLKAEYKRGGQRLELAQRLSTRILWIGIANFLLCPLILIWQILYAFFSYTEVLKREPGALGARCWSLYGRCYLRHFNELEHELQSRLNRGYKPASKYMNCFLSPLLTLLAKNGAFFAGSILAVLIALTIYDEDVLAVEHVLTTVTLLGVAVTVCRSFIPDQHMVFCPEQLLRVILAHIHYMPDHWQGNAHRSQTRDEFAQLFQYKAVFIVEELLSPIVTPLILIFCLRPRALEIIDFFRNFTVEVVGVGDTCSFAQMDVRQHGHPQWMSGGQTEASVYQQAEDGKTELSLMHFAITNPGWQPPRESTAFLGFLKEQVQRDGAAAGVPSGGPLPENALFTSIQSLQSESEPLSLIANVVAGSSCRGPPLPRELQGSRHRAEVASALRSFSPLQPSQAPTSRAPGTLSGSGVDARTASSGSSVWEGQLQSLVLSEYASTEMSLHALYMHQLHKQQAQAEPERHVWHRRESDESGESAPEEGAEGSRAPPPLPRSASYPCAAPRPGAPETTALQGAFQRRYGGITDSGTMPRAPSHFSRLPLGGWAEDGQSAARHPEPVPEEGSEDELPPQV comes from the exons ATGGCACAGTTTGACACAGAGTACCAACGGCTGGAGGCCTCCTACAGTGACTCGCCCCCTGGAGAAGAGGACTTGCTAGTGCATGTCCCTGAGGGCAGCAAGT CACCTTGGCATCACATTGAAAACCTTGACCTCTTTTTCTCTCGG GTCTATAATTTGCACCAGAAGAATGGCTTTACCTGTATGCTCATTGGGGAGATCTTTGAACTCAT GCAATTCCTCTTTGTGGTGGCCTTTACCACCTTTCTGGTCAGCTGTGTGGACTATGACATCCTCTTTGCTAACAAGATGGTGAATCACAGTCTGCATCCCAGTGATCCTGTCAAAGTCACATTGCCAGATGCTTTCCTGCCTGCCCAAGTTTGTAGTGCCAG GATCCAAGAGAATGGCTCACTTATCTCCATTCTGGTTATTGCCGGTGTCTTCTGGATCCACAGACTCATCAAGTTCATCTACAATGTCTTCTGCTACTGGGAGATTCATTCCTTCTACTTGCAGGCACTGCGCATCCCTATG TCCACACTTCCATATTGCACATGGCAAGAAGTGCAGGCACGGATTGTGCAAACTCAGAAGGAGCACCAGATCTGTATCCACAAGCGGGAGCTGACAGAACTTGATATTTACCACCGAATCTTACGTTTCCAAAACTACATGGTGGCGCTGGTCAACAAGTCCCTTTTGCCACTGCGTTTCCGGCTGCCAGGCCTGGGGGAAGCTGTTTTCTTCACACGTGGCCTCAAGTACAACTTTGAGCTCATTCTTTTTTGGGGGCCTGGCTCCCTGTTTCTTAATGAATGGAGCCTCAAGGCCGAGTACAAGCGGGGTGGCCAGCGTCTGGAGCTGGCCCAGCGTCTGAGCACGCGAATTCTCTGGATTGGCATTGCTAACTTCCTGCTCTGCCCCCTCATCCTCATCTGGCAGATTCTCTATGCCTTCTTCAGCTATACAGAGGTGTTGAAACGGGAGCCCGGTGCCCTGGGTGCCCGCTGCTGGTCCCTCTATGGTCGCTGCTACCTCCGTCACTTTAATGAGCTGGAGCATGAGCTGCAGTCCCGACTCAACAGAGGCTACAAGCCAGCCTCCAAGTACATGAACTGCTTCCTGTCCCCACTTCTCACGCTACTGGCCAAGAACGGTGCTTTCTTTGCTGGCTCCATCTTGGCTGTGCTCATCGCCCTCACCATCTATGACGAAGATGTGCTGGCTGTTGAGCATGTGCTCACCACTGTCACACTGCTGGGAGTGGCTGTCACCGTCTGCAG GTCCTTCATACCGGACCAGCACATGGTGTTCTGCCCAGAGCAGCTGCTTCGAGTGATCCTGGCTCACATCCACTATATGCCTGACCATTGGCAGGGCAATGCCCACCGCTCACAGACCCGTGATGAGTTTGCACAGCTTTTTCAGTATAAGGCA GTCTTCATTGTCGAGGAGCTGCTGAGTCCTATTGTCACACCTCTCATCTTAATTTTCTGCTTGCGCCCACGTGCCCtggaaataattgattttttccgAAACTTCACTGTCGAAGTTGTTGGGGTTGGGGACACTTGCTCTTTTGCTCAGATGGACGTTCGACAGCACGGTCATCCTCAG TGGATGTCTGGAGGCCAAACAGAAGCATCAGTCTACCAGCAGGCAGAGGATGGGAAGACAGAGCTGTCGCTAATGCACTTTGCCATCACAAATCCTGGCTGGCAGCCACCTCGGGAGAGCACAGCCTTCCTGGGTTTCCTCAAGGAACAGGTTCAGCGAGATGGAGCTGCAGCTGGGGTTCCCTCAGGGGGACCCCTTCCTGAAAATGCCCTTTTCACTTCCATCCAGTCCTTACAATCTGAGTCAGAG CCACTAAGCCTGATTGCAAATGTGGTGGCAGGTTCTTCATGCCGAGGTCCACCACTGCCCCGGGAGTTGCAGGGGTCCAGGCATCGTGCTGAAGTTGCTTCTGCCCTTCGTTCTTTCTCTCCACTGCAGCCTAGCCAGGCCCCCACAAGCCGAGCCCCTGGCACTTTGAGTGGCTCAGG GGTGGACGCCCGGACAGCCAGTTCTGGAAGCAGTGTGTGGGAGGGGCAGCTGCAGAGCCTCGTCCTATCTGAGTATGCTTCCACAGAGATGAGCCTTCATGCCCTCTACATGCACCAG TTGCACAAACAGCAAGCACAAGCAGAACCAGAGCGGCATGTGTGGCACCGACGAGAGAGTGATGAAAGTGGGGAAAGCGCCCCTGAAGAGGGAGCGGAAGGCTCTCGggcccctccccccctccctcgaTCAGCTAGCTACCCTTGTGCTGCTCCTCGGCCTGGAGCCCCAGAGACCACTGCTCTACAAGGGGCCTTCCAGCGACGCTATGGGGGGATCACAG attCAGGCACTATGCCCCGGGCTCCCTCTCATTTCTCTCGCCTCCCCCTTGGGGGGTGGGCAGAAGATGGGCAATCAGCAGCGAGGCACCCTGAGCCTGTGCCAGAGGAGGGCTCTGAAGATGAGCTGCCACCCCAG GTGTAG
- the ANKZF1 gene encoding ankyrin repeat and zinc finger domain-containing protein 1 isoform X1: protein MPPGPVRVPPPASVSVFDLGAGARLLEGLRLVGQARGAALVPAGPESEKETSLREQVHKGQTEVSERMFCSACVQSFQSRQDQREHYRLDWHRFNLKQRLKGQPSLSVHEFEKQSCSGDLSSISGSDDSDSNLDSDTENVESEDLDTVNEEGAELGRPDPLQGFHPHRVLFQNAQGQFLSAFRCLLGPRQDPPEEAELLLQALQGGGPRCCVVLMAAAGHFAGAIFRGRDVVTHKTFHRYTVRARRGTAQGLQDARAGGSRSAGANLRRYNEAALFKEVRELLAGPGWAGPLGEAGTILLRAPRSGRALFFGGRGAPLQRGDPRLWHIPLATRRPTFRELQRVLQALAMVHIHGEDPRETARLDSPQTDWKVTSQKKTSIQEKGPGDDELTKVCNDCKLMFTNMNHHFPSGSEGECSSPVELELVELTLGTLDLREFELLPKRRRRKRKKSQEVGAGVDMALQSPQETVSLPQIVQENMVPLQPSLEEVGITGQQELWDTLWTACRAGDLGTLKHQLEALPSDTRIYSLLSAPLGSGGWTLLHAAAAAGRSLVVQLLLESGADPTIRDSCARPPYTVAADKMTRNEFRKFMGKNPDAHDYSKAQVPGPLTAEMEAQGAARRREQKAVRRLREEQRRKQQEHEKQEQEEQQRFAALSDREKRALAAERRLAAQMETLTPQTPSSVFLFSRRCWVCGASLLGLVPFHYLDFSFCSTRCLQEHRRGRRPLS from the exons ATGCCACCCGGCCCGGTTCGAGTCCCGCCTCCGGCCTCGGTGTCCGTATTTGACCTCGGAGCGGGTGCCCGGCTCCTAGAGGGCCTTCGCCTTGTGGGCCAAGCGCGGGGTGCGGCCTTGGTCCCGGCGGGCCCAG AGTCAGAAAAAGAAACCAGCCTCAGGGAGCAGGTGCACAAGGGGCAAACCGAAGTGTCTGAGCGAATGTTCTGCTCAGCTTGTGTCCAGTCTTTCCAGAGCCGCCAGGATCAG AGGGAGCATTACAGATTGGACTGGCATCGTTTCAATCTGAAGCAGCGGCTGAAGGGTCAGCCTTCCCTATCAGTCCATGAATTCGAGAAGCAGAGCTGTTCAG GAGACCTCTCCAGCATCTCAGGTTCAGATGATTCCGACTCCAACTTGGATTCAGACACAGAAaatgtggagtcagaggacttagaTACAGTGAATGAGGAAGGGGCAGAGCTAGGAAGACCAGACCCCCTCCAGGGCTTTCATCCACACCGAGTCCTCTTCCAAAATGCTCAGGGTCAATTCCTCTCTGCCTTTCGATGTCTCCTGGGACCTCGGCAG GATCCCCCAGAGGAGGCAGAGTTGCTATTGCAGGCCTTACAGGGTGGAGGTCCTCGGTGCTGTGTGGTACTCATGGCAGCAGCTGGTCACTTTGCTGGTGCCATCTTCAGAGG GAGAGACGTAGTGACACACAAAACATTTCACCGTTACACTGTCCGGGCACGGCGGGGAACAGCCCAAGGACTTCAGGATGCCCGAGCTGGAGGTTCTCGGTCTGCTGGAGCAAATTTGAGGCGATACAATGAAGCTGCACTATTCAAG GAGGTTCGAGAGCTGCTGGCAGGGCCAGGCTGGGCAGGGCCACTGGGGGAGGCAGGGACTATACTGCTTCGAGCCCCCCGATCTGGCCGGGCTCTCTTCTTCGGGGGCCGTGGAGCACCACTGCAGCGGGGGGATCCCCGTCTCTGGCATATTCCCCTCGCTACCCGTAGACCTACCTTCCGAGAACTTCAGCGTGTGCTTCAGGCGCTGGCCATGGTGCACATTCATG GAGAAGACCCAAGGGAAACGGCCAGATTGGATTCACCACAGACTGATTGGAAAGTGACAAGTCAGAAAAAGACCAGCATTCAGGAGAAGGGTCCAGGTGATGATGAG CTTACTAAAGTCTG taaTGACTGCAAACTTATGTTCACTAACATGAACCACCATTTTCCTTCAGGGTCTGAAGGCGAATGCAGCTCCCCTGTGGAGCTAGAGCTGGTGGAATTGACCCTGGGAACCCTGGATCTTCGTGAGTTTGAATTATTGCCCAAacggagaagaagaaaaagaaagaagagccaGGAGGTTGGGGCTGGAGTAGACATGGCTTTACAATCCCCCCAAGAAACTGTGTCCCTTCCACAGATAGTCCAGGAAAACATGGTGCCTCTGCAACCTTCCCTGGAGGAGGTTGGGATCACAGGGCAGCAAGAGCTGTGGGATACTCTCTGGACAGCCTGCCGGGCAGGGGACCTTGGAACCCTGAAGCACCAGCTGGAGGCTCTCCCCTCTGACACCAGAATCTATTCTCTTCTCAGTGCCCCATTGGGCTCTGGTGGTTGGACCCTATTACATGCAGCAGCTGCAGCTGGCAGGAGCCTAGTAGTTCAACTACTGCTGGAGAGTGGTGCTGACCCCACCATCAG GGATTCCTGTGCCCGGCCCCCATACACAGTTGCAGCTGACAAAATGACACGGAATGAATTCCGCAAGTTCATGGGGAAAAATCCAGATGCCCACGATTACAGCAAGGCCCAA GTCCCAGGGCCCCTGACAGCAGAGATGGAGGCACAGGGAGCTGCTCGGAGGCGGGAGCAGAAGGCAGTGAGGCGCCTCCGGGAGGAGCAACGACGAAAACAGCAGGAGCATGAGAAGCAGGAGCAAGAGGAACAGCAGAGATTTGCTGCTCTCAGTGACCGTGAGAAG AGAGCTTTGGCTGCTGAGAGAAGGCTGGCTGCCCAGATGGAAACTCTGACCCCTCAAACTCCCAG ctctgtttttcttttctccaggcgcTGTTGGGTTTGTGGGGCATCTCTTCTGGGGCTTGTCCCCTTTCACTACCTTGacttctccttttgctctacacGGTGTCTACAGGAGCATCGAAGGGGAAGAAGACCACTCTCTTGA
- the ATG9A gene encoding autophagy-related protein 9A isoform X1 — protein MAQFDTEYQRLEASYSDSPPGEEDLLVHVPEGSKSPWHHIENLDLFFSRVYNLHQKNGFTCMLIGEIFELMQFLFVVAFTTFLVSCVDYDILFANKMVNHSLHPSDPVKVTLPDAFLPAQVCSARIQENGSLISILVIAGVFWIHRLIKFIYNVFCYWEIHSFYLQALRIPMSTLPYCTWQEVQARIVQTQKEHQICIHKRELTELDIYHRILRFQNYMVALVNKSLLPLRFRLPGLGEAVFFTRGLKYNFELILFWGPGSLFLNEWSLKAEYKRGGQRLELAQRLSTRILWIGIANFLLCPLILIWQILYAFFSYTEVLKREPGALGARCWSLYGRCYLRHFNELEHELQSRLNRGYKPASKYMNCFLSPLLTLLAKNGAFFAGSILAVLIALTIYDEDVLAVEHVLTTVTLLGVAVTVCRSFIPDQHMVFCPEQLLRVILAHIHYMPDHWQGNAHRSQTRDEFAQLFQYKAVFIVEELLSPIVTPLILIFCLRPRALEIIDFFRNFTVEVVGVGDTCSFAQMDVRQHGHPQWMSGGQTEASVYQQAEDGKTELSLMHFAITNPGWQPPRESTAFLGFLKEQVQRDGAAAGVPSGGPLPENALFTSIQSLQSESEPLSLIANVVAGSSCRGPPLPRELQGSRHRAEVASALRSFSPLQPSQAPTSRAPGTLSGSGVDARTASSGSSVWEGQLQSLVLSEYASTEMSLHALYMHQLHKQQAQAEPERHVWHRRESDESGESAPEEGAEGSRAPPPLPRSASYPCAAPRPGAPETTALQGAFQRRYGGITDSGTMPRAPSHFSRLPLGGWAEDGQSAARHPEPVPEEGSEDELPPQVHKV, from the exons ATGGCACAGTTTGACACAGAGTACCAACGGCTGGAGGCCTCCTACAGTGACTCGCCCCCTGGAGAAGAGGACTTGCTAGTGCATGTCCCTGAGGGCAGCAAGT CACCTTGGCATCACATTGAAAACCTTGACCTCTTTTTCTCTCGG GTCTATAATTTGCACCAGAAGAATGGCTTTACCTGTATGCTCATTGGGGAGATCTTTGAACTCAT GCAATTCCTCTTTGTGGTGGCCTTTACCACCTTTCTGGTCAGCTGTGTGGACTATGACATCCTCTTTGCTAACAAGATGGTGAATCACAGTCTGCATCCCAGTGATCCTGTCAAAGTCACATTGCCAGATGCTTTCCTGCCTGCCCAAGTTTGTAGTGCCAG GATCCAAGAGAATGGCTCACTTATCTCCATTCTGGTTATTGCCGGTGTCTTCTGGATCCACAGACTCATCAAGTTCATCTACAATGTCTTCTGCTACTGGGAGATTCATTCCTTCTACTTGCAGGCACTGCGCATCCCTATG TCCACACTTCCATATTGCACATGGCAAGAAGTGCAGGCACGGATTGTGCAAACTCAGAAGGAGCACCAGATCTGTATCCACAAGCGGGAGCTGACAGAACTTGATATTTACCACCGAATCTTACGTTTCCAAAACTACATGGTGGCGCTGGTCAACAAGTCCCTTTTGCCACTGCGTTTCCGGCTGCCAGGCCTGGGGGAAGCTGTTTTCTTCACACGTGGCCTCAAGTACAACTTTGAGCTCATTCTTTTTTGGGGGCCTGGCTCCCTGTTTCTTAATGAATGGAGCCTCAAGGCCGAGTACAAGCGGGGTGGCCAGCGTCTGGAGCTGGCCCAGCGTCTGAGCACGCGAATTCTCTGGATTGGCATTGCTAACTTCCTGCTCTGCCCCCTCATCCTCATCTGGCAGATTCTCTATGCCTTCTTCAGCTATACAGAGGTGTTGAAACGGGAGCCCGGTGCCCTGGGTGCCCGCTGCTGGTCCCTCTATGGTCGCTGCTACCTCCGTCACTTTAATGAGCTGGAGCATGAGCTGCAGTCCCGACTCAACAGAGGCTACAAGCCAGCCTCCAAGTACATGAACTGCTTCCTGTCCCCACTTCTCACGCTACTGGCCAAGAACGGTGCTTTCTTTGCTGGCTCCATCTTGGCTGTGCTCATCGCCCTCACCATCTATGACGAAGATGTGCTGGCTGTTGAGCATGTGCTCACCACTGTCACACTGCTGGGAGTGGCTGTCACCGTCTGCAG GTCCTTCATACCGGACCAGCACATGGTGTTCTGCCCAGAGCAGCTGCTTCGAGTGATCCTGGCTCACATCCACTATATGCCTGACCATTGGCAGGGCAATGCCCACCGCTCACAGACCCGTGATGAGTTTGCACAGCTTTTTCAGTATAAGGCA GTCTTCATTGTCGAGGAGCTGCTGAGTCCTATTGTCACACCTCTCATCTTAATTTTCTGCTTGCGCCCACGTGCCCtggaaataattgattttttccgAAACTTCACTGTCGAAGTTGTTGGGGTTGGGGACACTTGCTCTTTTGCTCAGATGGACGTTCGACAGCACGGTCATCCTCAG TGGATGTCTGGAGGCCAAACAGAAGCATCAGTCTACCAGCAGGCAGAGGATGGGAAGACAGAGCTGTCGCTAATGCACTTTGCCATCACAAATCCTGGCTGGCAGCCACCTCGGGAGAGCACAGCCTTCCTGGGTTTCCTCAAGGAACAGGTTCAGCGAGATGGAGCTGCAGCTGGGGTTCCCTCAGGGGGACCCCTTCCTGAAAATGCCCTTTTCACTTCCATCCAGTCCTTACAATCTGAGTCAGAG CCACTAAGCCTGATTGCAAATGTGGTGGCAGGTTCTTCATGCCGAGGTCCACCACTGCCCCGGGAGTTGCAGGGGTCCAGGCATCGTGCTGAAGTTGCTTCTGCCCTTCGTTCTTTCTCTCCACTGCAGCCTAGCCAGGCCCCCACAAGCCGAGCCCCTGGCACTTTGAGTGGCTCAGG GGTGGACGCCCGGACAGCCAGTTCTGGAAGCAGTGTGTGGGAGGGGCAGCTGCAGAGCCTCGTCCTATCTGAGTATGCTTCCACAGAGATGAGCCTTCATGCCCTCTACATGCACCAG TTGCACAAACAGCAAGCACAAGCAGAACCAGAGCGGCATGTGTGGCACCGACGAGAGAGTGATGAAAGTGGGGAAAGCGCCCCTGAAGAGGGAGCGGAAGGCTCTCGggcccctccccccctccctcgaTCAGCTAGCTACCCTTGTGCTGCTCCTCGGCCTGGAGCCCCAGAGACCACTGCTCTACAAGGGGCCTTCCAGCGACGCTATGGGGGGATCACAG attCAGGCACTATGCCCCGGGCTCCCTCTCATTTCTCTCGCCTCCCCCTTGGGGGGTGGGCAGAAGATGGGCAATCAGCAGCGAGGCACCCTGAGCCTGTGCCAGAGGAGGGCTCTGAAGATGAGCTGCCACCCCAGGTACACAAG GTGTAG